In a genomic window of Streptomyces sp. BHT-5-2:
- a CDS encoding LLM class flavin-dependent oxidoreductase — translation MSVHLHWFLPTGGDGRTLVDRHAYTDGGVRRDRITPVSGVRAPDVGYLTQIAGAAEQLGFEAVLTPTGTWCEDAWLTTMALSQVTERLKFLVAFRPGVISPVLAAQMAATFQRVSRGRLLLNVVTGGDSTEQKRFGDHLGHDQRYARTDEFLQVVRGVWSGRPFDFRGEHYEVEGGLTALPPDPLPEIFFGGSSAAAGPVAARNVDVYLTWGEPPEQVQQKIDWIRGLAEREGRTVRFGIRLHTLSRDSSKEAWATADRLLDDLDPDTVAAAQQALGRSESVGQQRMLALHGGSRDKLEISPNLWAGVGLVRGGAGTALVGSHAEVADRIEEYHALGIEHFVLSGYPHLEEAYWFGEGVRPELAARGLLAAGPAPLAGVPAANGRPASAPGGAPLLVSGGR, via the coding sequence ATGTCCGTACACCTGCATTGGTTCCTGCCGACCGGCGGCGACGGGCGGACGCTCGTCGACCGGCACGCCTACACCGACGGGGGCGTCCGGCGGGACCGGATCACCCCGGTGAGCGGGGTGCGCGCCCCGGACGTCGGGTATCTGACGCAGATCGCAGGAGCCGCCGAGCAGTTGGGGTTCGAGGCGGTGCTCACCCCGACCGGTACGTGGTGCGAGGACGCCTGGCTGACGACGATGGCGCTGTCGCAGGTCACCGAGCGGCTGAAGTTCCTGGTGGCGTTCCGGCCGGGGGTGATCTCGCCGGTGCTGGCCGCGCAGATGGCCGCCACGTTCCAGCGGGTCTCGCGGGGGCGGCTGTTGCTGAACGTGGTGACCGGCGGGGACTCCACCGAGCAGAAGCGGTTCGGGGACCACCTCGGCCATGATCAGCGGTATGCGCGGACGGACGAGTTCCTCCAGGTCGTGCGGGGGGTGTGGAGCGGCCGGCCGTTCGACTTCCGGGGGGAGCACTACGAGGTCGAGGGCGGGCTGACGGCGCTGCCGCCGGATCCGCTGCCGGAGATCTTCTTCGGTGGGTCGTCGGCGGCGGCCGGGCCGGTGGCCGCGCGGAACGTCGATGTCTATCTGACCTGGGGCGAGCCGCCGGAGCAGGTGCAGCAGAAGATCGACTGGATTCGCGGGCTGGCGGAGCGGGAGGGGCGGACGGTCCGGTTCGGGATCCGGCTGCACACCCTCTCGCGGGACTCGTCGAAGGAGGCGTGGGCCACCGCGGACCGGCTGCTGGACGACCTCGATCCGGACACCGTCGCCGCGGCGCAGCAGGCGCTGGGCCGGAGCGAGTCGGTGGGGCAGCAGCGGATGCTGGCCTTGCACGGCGGCTCGCGCGACAAGCTGGAGATCTCGCCGAACCTGTGGGCCGGCGTGGGCCTGGTGCGGGGCGGTGCGGGGACCGCGCTGGTCGGGAGCCATGCGGAGGTGGCGGACCGGATCGAGGAGTACCACGCGCTGGGCATCGAGCACTTCGTGCTGTCCGGGTATCCGCACCTGGAGGAGGCGTACTGGTTCGGCGAGGGGGTCCGGCCGGAGCTGGCCGCGCGGGGGCTGCTGGCGGCCGGGCCGGCGCCGCTGGCCGGGGTGCCGGCGGCGAACGGGCGGCCGGCCTCGGCTCCCGGTGGTGCGCCACTGCTGGTGTCCGGCGGGCGCTGA
- a CDS encoding ABC transporter substrate-binding protein, with protein sequence MTTAPSTHRSPGRRRVLLALTALPLLLASTACGGAARAGGGGVGGHTDGKGATTLNVGDQKGGSEAMLRAAGELDCLPYTIRWSTFTSGPPLLEAINAGAVDVGAVGNTPPVFAGAAHSKIKVIAGSHSRSDGEAILVRKDSPLTSPAQLKGRSIAVAQGSSANYQLVASLNAAGLSPKDVTLNFLQPADALAAFTRGKVDAWAVWDPYTSQALDQADARVLTTGQGRVNGLSFQVAAPAALADGAKSAALKDYTVRLRRAQDWVFRHPAVWAEVWAKATGMPEKVALDAVRRTRGTAVPVAVDKDAVASEQRIVDTFAALKLIPRSFDFGELVDPRFNSGLPPSGTAPRIYGKAR encoded by the coding sequence ATGACAACCGCACCCAGCACCCACCGGTCGCCCGGTCGTCGTCGGGTTCTCCTCGCGTTGACGGCGCTGCCCCTCCTCCTGGCGTCGACGGCCTGCGGGGGTGCCGCGCGCGCCGGCGGGGGCGGGGTCGGCGGACACACCGACGGGAAGGGGGCGACGACGCTGAACGTCGGGGATCAGAAGGGGGGTTCGGAGGCGATGCTGCGGGCGGCGGGCGAGCTGGACTGTCTGCCGTACACGATCAGGTGGTCGACGTTCACCTCGGGGCCGCCGCTGCTGGAGGCGATCAACGCGGGGGCGGTGGACGTCGGGGCGGTGGGCAACACCCCGCCGGTGTTCGCGGGGGCCGCGCACTCGAAGATCAAGGTGATCGCGGGGTCCCACAGCCGGTCGGACGGTGAGGCGATCCTGGTGAGGAAGGACTCTCCGCTGACGTCCCCGGCGCAGCTGAAGGGCAGGTCCATCGCGGTGGCGCAGGGCAGTTCGGCCAACTACCAGCTGGTCGCGTCGCTGAACGCGGCGGGGCTGTCGCCGAAGGACGTCACGCTGAACTTCCTCCAACCGGCGGACGCGCTGGCCGCGTTCACCCGGGGCAAGGTCGATGCCTGGGCGGTGTGGGACCCGTACACCTCGCAGGCGCTCGACCAGGCAGACGCACGGGTGCTGACGACGGGTCAGGGGCGGGTGAACGGGCTGAGCTTCCAGGTGGCGGCGCCCGCCGCGCTGGCCGACGGGGCGAAGTCCGCGGCGCTGAAGGACTACACGGTGCGACTGCGGCGGGCCCAGGACTGGGTGTTCCGGCACCCGGCGGTCTGGGCGGAGGTCTGGGCGAAGGCGACCGGGATGCCGGAGAAGGTGGCGCTGGACGCGGTCCGGCGCACCCGGGGGACGGCGGTGCCGGTGGCCGTGGACAAGGACGCCGTCGCCTCCGAGCAGCGCATCGTGGACACCTTCGCGGCGCTGAAGCTGATCCCGCGTTCCTTCGACTTCGGGGAGTTGGTCGATCCCCGCTTCAACAGCGGTCTGCCGCCTTCGGGCACGGCACCGCGCATCTACGGAAAGGCCCGGTGA
- a CDS encoding ABC transporter ATP-binding protein, whose product MATDVHGAVSPLGVGASLTPTTVQSSASSTWSDPPPSPAPSPSAAVAGGAVRVDGLVREFAGRRVVDGLRLRVEKGEFVALLGRSGCGKSTLLRVLAGLDREIEGEVLVPRRRAVAFQAPRLMPWKRVWRNVVLGLPGRAERTVAERALAEVGLGRRVDAWPKTLSGGEAQRVSLARALVRDPDLLLLDEPFGALDALTRITAQRLVAELWQERGCAVLLVTHDVEEALLLADRVLVMEDGRIAYETAVDLPRPRDVTDPRCAALRTRLLGRLGVAGADGVTEAAEDADTKPAAGRPQPHDGDTETTETTETSDTETADRTPAPAHGETDTP is encoded by the coding sequence GTGGCGACCGACGTTCACGGGGCAGTGAGCCCCCTCGGCGTGGGCGCGTCCCTCACGCCCACCACTGTCCAGTCGTCCGCGTCGTCCACGTGGTCCGACCCGCCCCCGTCGCCCGCGCCCTCGCCGTCGGCGGCGGTGGCCGGTGGTGCGGTGCGGGTGGACGGGCTGGTGCGGGAGTTCGCCGGGCGGCGGGTGGTCGACGGGCTTCGACTGCGCGTCGAGAAAGGTGAGTTCGTTGCGCTGCTCGGGCGCAGTGGGTGTGGGAAGTCGACGCTGTTGCGGGTGCTCGCGGGGCTCGATCGGGAGATCGAGGGTGAGGTGCTGGTGCCGCGACGCAGGGCGGTGGCGTTCCAGGCACCGCGCCTGATGCCTTGGAAACGGGTCTGGCGGAACGTGGTGTTGGGACTGCCCGGTCGGGCCGAACGCACGGTGGCGGAACGGGCGTTGGCGGAGGTCGGCCTCGGGCGTCGGGTGGATGCCTGGCCGAAGACGCTGTCCGGCGGTGAGGCGCAGCGGGTGTCGTTGGCGCGGGCCCTCGTGCGCGACCCGGATCTGCTGCTGCTCGACGAGCCGTTCGGCGCGTTGGACGCGCTGACCCGGATCACGGCACAGCGGCTGGTGGCCGAGCTGTGGCAGGAGCGCGGGTGCGCGGTGCTGCTGGTCACCCATGACGTGGAGGAGGCGCTGCTGCTGGCCGACCGGGTGCTGGTCATGGAGGACGGCAGGATCGCCTACGAGACGGCGGTGGATCTGCCCCGGCCGCGGGATGTCACGGACCCACGGTGTGCGGCGCTGCGCACCCGGCTGCTCGGCCGCCTGGGCGTGGCCGGAGCGGACGGTGTGACGGAGGCGGCGGAAGACGCCGACACGAAGCCGGCGGCCGGCAGGCCGCAGCCGCACGACGGCGATACGGAAACAACGGAAACAACGGAAACAAGCGATACGGAAACAGCGGACCGCACCCCGGCACCCGCCCACGGCGAAACGGACACCCCATGA
- a CDS encoding ABC transporter permease: MSGGAVELSRVVPVSGRRWRVPRWVRRAVGPVGLVVVWQLLSGSGVLSADLLASPVDIARTAGGMLADGTLPSAMGVSLQRVVVGLVSGGLAGVGLALVSGLSRLGEDLVDATVQMLRSIPWVGVVPLFIIWLGIGEAPKIALIAVGVAFHLYLNVYAGIRGVDAQLVEAATSLGLGRWGLIRHVVLPGALPGVMTGLRYALATAWLALVFGEQVNADDGLGFLMNQAREFFRTDVIVVCLVVYAVLGLLADFLVRTLERLLLQWRPTFTGQ, translated from the coding sequence ATGAGTGGTGGGGCTGTGGAGTTGTCCCGGGTGGTGCCTGTCTCGGGGCGGCGGTGGAGGGTGCCGCGGTGGGTACGGCGGGCCGTGGGGCCGGTCGGGCTGGTCGTGGTGTGGCAGCTGCTGAGCGGCAGCGGGGTGCTGTCGGCGGACCTGCTGGCGTCGCCGGTGGACATCGCCCGTACGGCGGGCGGCATGCTGGCGGACGGGACGTTGCCGTCGGCGATGGGGGTGTCGCTGCAACGGGTCGTTGTGGGGCTGGTGTCGGGCGGGCTGGCGGGGGTCGGGCTGGCGTTGGTCTCGGGGCTCTCGCGGCTGGGTGAGGACCTGGTCGACGCGACCGTGCAGATGTTGCGGTCGATTCCCTGGGTGGGGGTGGTCCCGCTCTTCATCATCTGGTTGGGAATCGGCGAGGCGCCGAAGATCGCGCTGATCGCGGTCGGGGTGGCGTTCCATCTCTATCTGAACGTGTACGCCGGGATCCGGGGTGTGGACGCGCAGTTGGTGGAGGCCGCAACGTCGCTCGGGCTGGGGCGGTGGGGGTTGATCCGGCATGTGGTACTGCCCGGGGCGTTGCCCGGTGTCATGACCGGGCTGCGGTACGCGTTGGCCACTGCCTGGCTGGCGCTGGTCTTCGGTGAGCAGGTCAACGCCGACGACGGGCTGGGCTTCCTGATGAACCAGGCACGGGAGTTCTTCCGTACCGATGTGATCGTCGTGTGTCTGGTGGTCTACGCGGTTCTCGGGCTGCTCGCCGATTTCCTTGTCCGTACGCTCGAAAGGCTGTTGTTGCAGTGGCGACCGACGTTCACGGGGCAGTGA
- a CDS encoding putative leader peptide — protein MSTSALLTTRGHIDLLRVASAACCHRGRCC, from the coding sequence ATGTCTACGTCAGCCCTGCTCACCACGCGCGGTCACATCGACCTGCTGCGGGTGGCGTCTGCCGCGTGTTGTCACCGCGGCCGCTGTTGCTGA
- a CDS encoding YjbQ family protein — MAATFTTREIDVHTGTTETVHDLTRDCVAFLRDVARGRDGLLNVFTPHATTGVALLETGAGSDDDLLAALHDLLPADDRWHHRHGTPGHGRDHVLPALVPPHATLPVLSGTLTLGTWQSVCLVDTNISNVNRKVRLSFLG; from the coding sequence ATGGCTGCAACCTTCACGACACGAGAAATCGACGTACACACCGGCACCACGGAGACCGTCCACGACCTGACCCGTGACTGCGTCGCCTTCCTGCGCGACGTGGCCCGGGGCCGCGACGGCCTGCTGAACGTCTTCACACCCCACGCAACGACGGGCGTCGCCCTCCTGGAGACCGGCGCCGGCAGCGACGACGACCTCCTCGCCGCACTCCACGACCTCCTCCCGGCCGACGACCGCTGGCACCACCGCCACGGCACCCCCGGTCACGGCCGCGACCACGTCCTCCCCGCCCTCGTCCCCCCACACGCCACCCTCCCGGTCCTGTCCGGCACCCTCACCCTCGGCACCTGGCAGTCGGTATGCCTGGTCGACACCAACATCTCTAATGTCAACCGTAAGGTTCGACTGAGCTTCCTAGGCTGA
- a CDS encoding recombinase family protein, with the protein MIERPYDGCGKCLLGVRRLSRMKLATSSPERQREDVLTAAASVGGHIIGWADDWEVSGATDPMTRPKLGPWLRDERGPYDGLVAAAVDRLGRNVVDCLNTGYKMRDEGKLLVTYGHDGPWDLDDQVDENRFTMEAWGAQMELRAIQRRNRNATVKTRAAGRPKGKPSYGFRYVRVVMGGKIDHVELHPHASTVIRLVARRILADPEHNTPSSEAARLNRAGELAPVDHLAVMYGKPSRGRPWHPTSLKNILLSEAALGYLMHSGKPVIDQEGNPVRLCEGLWDRATHEALKKALTAKETPWKGRRSNRSYLLTEMALCGQCHHRLFTQTSADAPPRYACTARNKGWLSAQDCRPAPLIRDHLLEEYVEEWFLQNFGDGAIFETVYDPGNGVPERIAEVQATRERFRADREAGLYDDADDAQWFRERYAALGRELAALEAEPRRSPGMVQRPTGETVADRWDKALDVQARKEILMDFGVRVTLFPAGAPVRFVAGIMHGPERNPSGAP; encoded by the coding sequence ATGATCGAACGCCCCTATGACGGATGCGGCAAGTGCCTGCTTGGCGTGCGGCGGCTGTCCCGCATGAAGCTGGCCACATCGTCCCCGGAGCGCCAACGGGAGGACGTTCTGACTGCCGCCGCATCTGTCGGCGGCCACATCATCGGCTGGGCCGACGACTGGGAGGTGTCCGGAGCCACGGACCCGATGACCCGGCCCAAGCTCGGCCCGTGGCTGCGTGACGAGAGGGGCCCATACGACGGCCTCGTCGCCGCAGCCGTGGACCGGCTCGGCCGCAATGTCGTCGACTGCCTGAACACCGGCTACAAGATGCGCGACGAGGGAAAGCTACTCGTCACGTATGGTCACGACGGCCCGTGGGATCTCGACGACCAGGTGGACGAGAACCGCTTCACCATGGAGGCGTGGGGTGCGCAGATGGAACTGCGTGCCATCCAGCGCCGGAACCGCAACGCCACCGTCAAGACGCGTGCTGCCGGACGCCCCAAGGGCAAGCCCTCGTACGGTTTCCGCTACGTCCGGGTGGTGATGGGCGGCAAGATCGACCACGTCGAACTGCACCCGCACGCCTCGACCGTGATCAGGCTCGTCGCTCGTCGCATCCTGGCCGACCCTGAGCACAATACGCCCAGCAGCGAGGCGGCTCGATTGAACCGTGCTGGTGAGTTGGCCCCCGTCGATCACTTGGCCGTGATGTACGGGAAGCCGTCACGTGGCCGGCCGTGGCACCCGACGAGCCTGAAGAACATCCTTCTCTCTGAGGCGGCGCTGGGCTACTTGATGCACAGCGGCAAGCCCGTCATCGATCAGGAGGGCAACCCCGTACGTCTCTGCGAGGGCCTGTGGGACCGGGCGACGCATGAGGCGTTGAAGAAGGCTCTCACCGCCAAGGAGACGCCATGGAAGGGGCGCCGATCGAACCGCAGCTATCTGCTGACGGAGATGGCGCTTTGCGGGCAGTGTCACCACAGGCTGTTCACGCAGACCTCTGCCGATGCGCCGCCGCGCTACGCGTGCACGGCCCGGAACAAGGGGTGGCTGAGCGCACAGGACTGCCGCCCCGCGCCCCTGATACGTGACCATCTCCTGGAGGAGTATGTAGAGGAATGGTTCCTGCAGAACTTCGGCGATGGCGCGATCTTCGAGACCGTCTACGACCCCGGCAATGGGGTGCCGGAACGCATAGCTGAAGTACAGGCGACGCGGGAGCGATTTCGGGCGGACCGCGAGGCCGGTCTGTACGACGATGCCGACGACGCGCAGTGGTTCCGGGAGCGGTACGCCGCGTTGGGGCGCGAACTGGCGGCCCTGGAGGCCGAACCGCGGCGTTCGCCCGGCATGGTCCAGCGGCCAACCGGAGAGACGGTCGCAGACCGCTGGGACAAGGCGCTCGATGTCCAGGCCCGAAAGGAGATCCTCATGGACTTCGGCGTCCGGGTCACCCTCTTCCCAGCCGGGGCTCCGGTCCGCTTCGTAGCCGGCATCATGCATGGCCCGGAACGAAATCCGTCTGGTGCTCCGTAG
- the cas3 gene encoding CRISPR-associated helicase Cas3' produces the protein MVSELGRLLWAKTWRKGWGREVPPGASWHSLIAHVWDSGHAGGWLWDHLLAERVRRLLADDLDGCGESARARLSWLAADHDLGKATPPFAGLDGQRRADLVAAGLAVDLSVKGVLPHGWLSGRLVYEFLCDDGWDPAAAEFVALTLAGHHGIFPGVGWLGERVKPKRRGTGAWKPLQAEVHEAAVMGSGAARYHEEWSRSLPSVAAQLVQAGAVTLADWLASNEDLFPYEGRLPDGYLDTSASRVGRAGEVMGVRAAWTPDSASVRMGAQGLFGSRFEVTAPRDVQRAVYELACSVTGPGLMLIEAPMGEGKTEAALGAAEVLAARLGANGVFFGLPTQATANQIFRRVLKWLERQGADTTVALAHGKAARQEDYRALLHAAVEAEGCGAGAVGSKWILGRYRALLAPVVVATVDQLLLAGLASRYVSVRMLGLAGKVVVLDEVHAYDAYMSGLLHGVLAWLGACGVPVVLLSATLPAKQRAELVQAYAGRPTEVMDDAVYPRLTWVDAPATAGEGESPWVVAAATDRRLPVKVAMLPEPDVTTVADEAKKLVAGGGCLLVIRNTVARAQELAEELRRALGVEAVTLMHARFTVADRRRLETGLVERFGPEGTRPMPHVVVATQVVEQSLDVSFDGLITDLCPIDLLFQRIGREHRHPAVSRPQLMRDARVVVAGYQDRPCAPPQVPRGSRTVYGEHLLWRTAAALRDCATLELPGDIPRLVNRVYGTETLGPDSWQEELAAAAQADEDKRERMADQARQIALKNPHAVETLADLHDVGALSGDDDENTPQVQALVRLGQPSLEVILLRAGDTDGTAFPVSQGAEGSVPLDRLPEPAVVERVLDQAIRLPGWSERLTDAAQEAAFTPEAWKGSAWLGSVRVLLLPADGRALRLGGQSLTYCPREGLTVSAS, from the coding sequence GTGGTTTCGGAGTTGGGGCGGCTGTTGTGGGCGAAGACATGGCGTAAGGGGTGGGGGCGTGAGGTACCTCCTGGTGCGTCGTGGCATTCGCTGATCGCGCATGTGTGGGACAGCGGACATGCAGGTGGATGGCTGTGGGATCACCTCTTGGCGGAGCGGGTACGCCGGCTTCTGGCCGATGATCTAGACGGGTGCGGGGAGTCGGCGCGGGCGCGTTTGTCGTGGCTGGCGGCTGATCACGACCTGGGCAAGGCGACGCCTCCCTTTGCCGGGTTGGATGGGCAGCGGCGTGCTGATCTGGTGGCCGCGGGTCTGGCCGTCGATCTGTCCGTGAAGGGCGTACTCCCGCACGGATGGTTGTCCGGGCGCCTGGTGTACGAGTTCCTCTGCGATGACGGGTGGGATCCTGCTGCAGCCGAGTTCGTGGCCCTGACCTTGGCCGGACATCACGGCATCTTCCCCGGTGTGGGCTGGCTGGGGGAGAGGGTGAAGCCGAAGCGTCGTGGGACGGGGGCGTGGAAGCCGTTGCAGGCCGAGGTCCACGAGGCGGCCGTCATGGGTAGCGGAGCTGCGCGGTACCACGAGGAGTGGAGCAGGAGCTTGCCGTCGGTGGCGGCGCAGTTGGTGCAGGCCGGCGCTGTGACGTTGGCGGACTGGCTGGCCAGCAACGAGGATCTCTTCCCCTACGAGGGCCGGCTTCCGGACGGCTACCTGGACACGTCCGCCTCCCGCGTGGGACGCGCCGGCGAGGTCATGGGAGTACGGGCGGCTTGGACGCCCGACTCCGCCAGCGTGAGGATGGGCGCCCAGGGGTTGTTCGGCTCACGTTTCGAGGTGACGGCGCCTCGGGATGTGCAGAGGGCGGTTTATGAGTTGGCGTGCTCGGTGACCGGGCCGGGCTTGATGTTGATCGAGGCGCCGATGGGGGAGGGGAAGACCGAGGCAGCCTTGGGGGCGGCGGAGGTGCTTGCCGCTCGACTGGGTGCCAACGGCGTCTTCTTCGGGCTGCCGACGCAGGCCACGGCGAACCAGATCTTCCGCCGGGTGCTGAAGTGGCTGGAGCGGCAGGGTGCTGATACGACGGTGGCCCTTGCGCACGGCAAGGCGGCCCGGCAGGAGGACTACCGGGCGCTGCTGCACGCCGCTGTGGAGGCGGAGGGGTGTGGTGCGGGCGCGGTCGGCTCGAAGTGGATTCTTGGGCGCTATCGGGCGCTGTTGGCGCCCGTGGTGGTGGCCACCGTCGATCAGCTGCTGCTGGCGGGGCTGGCTTCTCGGTATGTGTCGGTGCGGATGCTGGGCCTGGCCGGCAAGGTCGTGGTCCTGGACGAGGTGCACGCCTACGACGCCTACATGTCGGGTCTGCTGCACGGAGTGCTGGCGTGGCTGGGGGCCTGCGGAGTGCCGGTGGTCTTGTTGTCGGCGACGCTCCCGGCCAAGCAGCGCGCCGAACTGGTGCAAGCGTATGCCGGACGTCCTACGGAGGTGATGGACGATGCCGTCTATCCGCGTCTGACCTGGGTGGACGCTCCCGCCACGGCGGGCGAGGGGGAGTCGCCGTGGGTCGTTGCGGCGGCGACGGACCGCCGGCTGCCGGTGAAGGTGGCGATGTTGCCGGAGCCGGACGTGACCACGGTCGCCGACGAGGCGAAGAAGCTGGTGGCGGGTGGGGGTTGCCTGCTGGTCATCCGCAACACGGTCGCTCGCGCACAGGAATTGGCTGAGGAGTTGAGGCGTGCGTTGGGCGTTGAGGCGGTCACGCTCATGCATGCCCGGTTCACGGTGGCAGACCGCCGGCGGCTGGAGACCGGGTTGGTGGAGCGGTTCGGGCCTGAGGGTACGCGGCCGATGCCGCACGTCGTGGTGGCCACCCAGGTGGTCGAGCAGTCCCTCGATGTCTCCTTCGACGGACTGATCACCGACCTGTGCCCGATCGACCTGCTGTTCCAGCGGATCGGCCGTGAACACCGCCATCCGGCCGTCAGTCGACCACAGTTGATGAGGGATGCTCGGGTGGTGGTGGCCGGTTACCAGGACCGTCCGTGCGCGCCCCCACAGGTGCCCAGGGGATCGCGCACGGTCTACGGGGAGCATCTGCTGTGGCGCACCGCTGCGGCACTGCGCGATTGTGCGACGTTGGAGTTGCCCGGGGATATCCCGAGGCTCGTCAACCGCGTCTATGGCACCGAGACGCTGGGGCCGGACTCCTGGCAGGAGGAGCTGGCCGCCGCCGCGCAGGCGGACGAGGACAAGCGGGAGCGGATGGCCGACCAGGCCCGGCAGATCGCGCTGAAGAATCCGCACGCCGTGGAAACCCTGGCGGATCTGCACGATGTCGGCGCGCTCAGTGGCGATGACGACGAGAACACCCCGCAGGTGCAGGCGCTGGTCCGGCTCGGCCAGCCTTCGCTGGAGGTCATCTTGCTGCGCGCCGGAGATACCGATGGGACGGCCTTTCCTGTCTCCCAGGGCGCGGAGGGATCGGTGCCGCTGGACCGGTTGCCGGAGCCGGCGGTGGTCGAGAGGGTCCTGGACCAGGCGATCCGGCTTCCGGGTTGGTCGGAGAGGCTGACGGACGCAGCTCAGGAGGCCGCTTTCACGCCAGAAGCGTGGAAGGGCTCTGCGTGGCTCGGCTCGGTCCGGGTCCTGCTGCTGCCCGCCGACGGGCGGGCTCTGCGGCTGGGAGGGCAGAGCCTCACGTATTGCCCGCGGGAAGGGCTGACGGTCAGCGCAAGCTGA
- the casA gene encoding type I-E CRISPR-associated protein Cse1/CasA: protein MEFNLVDDDWLPVVFTDGSAGEVSLREVLVRAREVRSLALDVPSQVPPVVRLLLAIVHSALDGPVDEKQWQTWWDKAAFNERLINSYLDEHRSRFGLFDATAPFMQSGGLQALNGKTKTAALLVPHVASGNNVPLFSAERDARPDALSPAQAARWLLHAHAWDTAAIKTGAVGDEKAKAGKTTGNPVGALGQLGVIMPMGPTLWHTLMCNLLPTGATTGAEGDLPVWERPPLSGQWAERMPKGRLDLYTWPARRIRLIPEPDAELPGGIAVRQVVVCAGDRIALSTGQELRGWMSSEPHSSWKRSENLERKRKFPLVYWPVRHRVERQLWRGLAPLLARAELPSTTAARDAPTLRGPAMLAQLGTRERLSALKGMPLRVLAVGFEYGNQSAVIDEAYGDELPLPIAVFSAQDDDWRDAVLDAVAAAEGAVRALAYLAENLAVASGCRRSEEGLLAGHRERARETAYAELDAPFRRWLSSLTDDDADPDEALDRWAREVRQIIRGQARELLASTSPAAFHGQVSGEGDDAQVMDAFLAEIFFHRALHKALRELFTESDAGDDTDGPDDDPTDLENPE from the coding sequence ATGGAATTCAATCTGGTCGACGACGACTGGCTCCCGGTCGTCTTCACGGACGGCAGCGCGGGGGAGGTCTCCCTGCGCGAGGTGCTGGTGCGCGCCCGCGAGGTACGCAGTCTGGCCCTGGATGTCCCGTCGCAAGTGCCGCCGGTGGTGCGGTTGTTGCTCGCCATCGTGCACTCTGCTCTGGATGGGCCGGTAGACGAGAAGCAGTGGCAGACCTGGTGGGACAAGGCTGCCTTCAACGAAAGGCTGATCAACTCCTATCTCGATGAGCACCGTTCACGGTTCGGGTTGTTCGACGCAACGGCGCCGTTCATGCAGAGCGGAGGGCTGCAGGCGCTGAACGGGAAGACGAAGACCGCGGCCCTGCTCGTGCCGCACGTGGCCAGCGGCAACAACGTGCCCTTGTTCTCCGCCGAACGCGATGCTCGGCCTGATGCGTTGAGTCCGGCGCAGGCGGCGCGGTGGTTGCTGCACGCCCACGCTTGGGACACCGCGGCGATCAAGACCGGTGCCGTGGGCGATGAGAAGGCCAAGGCCGGCAAGACGACCGGCAACCCCGTCGGAGCACTGGGCCAGTTGGGCGTGATCATGCCCATGGGGCCGACCTTGTGGCACACCCTGATGTGCAACCTGCTGCCGACCGGGGCAACGACCGGGGCTGAAGGTGACCTTCCGGTGTGGGAACGCCCGCCGCTATCGGGCCAGTGGGCCGAGCGGATGCCCAAGGGTCGACTGGATCTCTATACCTGGCCCGCGCGCCGCATCCGCCTGATCCCCGAACCGGACGCCGAGCTGCCCGGCGGGATCGCAGTGCGGCAGGTGGTGGTGTGCGCCGGGGACCGGATCGCGCTGAGCACAGGCCAAGAGCTGCGCGGCTGGATGAGCAGCGAGCCGCACTCGTCGTGGAAGCGCAGCGAGAACCTGGAGCGCAAACGCAAGTTCCCGCTGGTGTACTGGCCAGTGCGGCACCGCGTCGAGCGGCAGCTGTGGCGCGGACTCGCCCCTTTGCTGGCGCGAGCCGAGCTGCCCTCCACCACGGCTGCTAGGGATGCCCCCACCCTGCGGGGCCCGGCAATGCTGGCTCAACTGGGCACCCGAGAACGGCTGTCGGCGCTGAAGGGAATGCCGCTGCGCGTCTTGGCGGTCGGCTTCGAATACGGCAACCAGAGCGCGGTGATCGACGAAGCCTATGGCGATGAGCTGCCGCTGCCCATCGCGGTGTTCTCGGCCCAGGACGACGACTGGCGTGATGCCGTACTGGACGCGGTGGCGGCAGCGGAAGGCGCCGTGCGAGCCCTGGCGTATTTGGCGGAGAACCTCGCAGTGGCCTCGGGCTGCCGTCGCTCGGAAGAGGGCCTACTGGCCGGTCATCGGGAGCGAGCCCGCGAGACGGCCTACGCCGAGCTGGACGCACCCTTTCGACGCTGGCTCTCCTCCCTGACCGACGATGACGCTGATCCGGACGAGGCCCTGGACCGGTGGGCACGCGAGGTGCGGCAGATCATCCGCGGCCAGGCCCGCGAACTGCTCGCCTCCACCTCCCCGGCCGCCTTCCACGGTCAGGTATCCGGCGAGGGCGATGACGCCCAGGTCATGGACGCCTTTCTCGCCGAGATCTTCTTCCACCGCGCCTTGCACAAGGCCCTGCGCGAGCTCTTCACCGAAAGCGACGCCGGCGACGACACCGACGGCCCCGATGACGACCCCACCGACCTGGAGAACCCCGAGTGA